In a genomic window of Gammaproteobacteria bacterium:
- the purL gene encoding phosphoribosylformylglycinamidine synthase, which translates to MLPGSHRPPRDTDACTRAAPPPGTQRRLRGARALSPFRREGLLRRLRETLPELRELWAEYVYFAYWRQPPSPDQGRRLRSLLAGAQAPLDAPIPAGGPPLLALPRALSPWCSKATEIAQNCGLSGLWRLERATAWYLADDSGAALAAGRSERAAPLLHDRMTQWLAPDSEQAASLLLAPPPGAPGTDSGGAGRHRIAVLEEGVAALERLEAVLPLGLGRRERRCLAEHFRRLGRNPTDVELMTFAQFHSEHCRHQTFNACWEIDGRRLEDTPFALIRRTAEAAGGGRVLSAYRDNAAVCRGYKGSRFFPDASGRYARREQETHILMKVETHNHPTAICPHPGAATGAGGEIRDEAATGRGARPAAGLVGFSVSQLRIPGFAQPWEAAAEPTAPPNLASALRIMLEAPVGAASYNNEFGRPALCGYFRSFEQRMADGRVFGYRKPVMLAGGHGCIRADSVRKPRAAPGDLLVVLGGPAMRIGLGGGSASSQAAGTGDADSDYASVQRANAEMQRRCQEVIDRCCELGERNPIRTIHDVGAGGLANAVPELLAGRGAVVSLAQVPSADPGLLPLEHWCNEAQERYLLAMAPASLPCFEERCRRERAPFAVIGTVREQDCLRLEDARGNGAPPLELSMQWLHEALPPARCRARRRPRPRQPLDLAAVRLEEAAERVLRLPVVGDKSFLITIGDRTVGGLTARDPMVGPWQVPVADCAVTAASYDGWHGAAMALGERAPVALLDPAAAARLAVAEAVTNICAARILSLADIALSANWLAARGAPGMDADLYDAVRALSLFCRQLGIAVPVGKDSLSMHAAWRDAGGRERAVLSPSSAVVSAFAPVADIRRTLTPELRADAGETVLLLLELGPQRRLGGSALAQAYGCLGAAAPDVADAAALRRFARLVQLLNETGDLLAYHDRSDGGLFAALCEMAFASRRGIDLELDPRRGDPLAQLFCEEIGAVVQVPAARAGQLLALFAREARDSGLAARVLGAPADGLRLRIRHGEKRIYDRDILALQRCWAESGYRLRLLRDCPECARQEYARLQDRADPGLFARTGAASVPAAPAPAFAIAGKARPRLAVLREQGVNGHIELAAAFDRAGFDCLDVHMSDLLAGRQSLRGFHGMAAGGGFSYGDVLGAGGGWAGTILHNDALRREFADFFAREDTFTLGVCNGCQMLSRLAELIPGAQGWPLFFRNASDRFESRLVMVEVLPSRSVLLAGMAGWQLPVPVAHGEGRAAHAALPSGRVCLRYIDHRGRPAEAYPLNPNGSPGGGAGFASDDGRVTAMMPHPERAFLRWQFSWFPRDRKAPESPWLQLFRNARRWLESAGR; encoded by the coding sequence ATGCTCCCAGGCTCGCATCGTCCCCCGCGGGACACCGACGCCTGCACGCGCGCGGCGCCCCCCCCCGGCACGCAGCGGCGCCTGCGGGGCGCGCGCGCCCTGTCTCCGTTTCGCCGCGAAGGACTGTTGCGGCGCTTGCGCGAAACATTGCCGGAACTGCGCGAGTTGTGGGCGGAGTATGTCTATTTCGCGTACTGGCGGCAGCCGCCCTCCCCGGACCAGGGCCGCCGCCTGCGCTCGCTGCTCGCAGGCGCCCAGGCGCCGCTCGATGCCCCCATTCCCGCCGGCGGCCCGCCGCTGCTGGCGTTGCCCCGCGCCCTCTCGCCCTGGTGCAGCAAGGCCACGGAGATCGCGCAAAATTGCGGCCTGAGCGGGCTGTGGCGCCTCGAACGCGCCACCGCGTGGTACTTGGCAGACGACAGCGGCGCCGCCCTGGCCGCCGGCCGGAGCGAACGGGCGGCGCCCCTGCTGCATGACCGCATGACGCAATGGCTGGCGCCGGACTCGGAACAGGCCGCCTCCCTGCTGCTTGCGCCTCCGCCCGGCGCGCCCGGCACGGACAGCGGCGGCGCCGGCCGGCACCGCATCGCCGTGCTGGAAGAAGGGGTCGCGGCGCTGGAGCGCCTGGAGGCCGTCCTGCCGCTGGGTCTCGGCCGCCGCGAGCGGCGCTGCCTGGCGGAACACTTTCGGCGCCTGGGCCGCAACCCTACCGATGTCGAGTTAATGACCTTTGCCCAGTTTCACTCCGAACACTGCCGGCACCAGACCTTTAACGCCTGCTGGGAGATTGACGGCCGCCGCCTGGAGGACACCCCTTTCGCGTTGATTCGCCGCACTGCCGAGGCCGCCGGCGGCGGCCGGGTGCTCTCGGCATACCGCGACAACGCCGCGGTATGCCGCGGCTACAAGGGCTCCCGCTTTTTCCCCGACGCCTCCGGCCGCTACGCGCGGCGCGAGCAAGAGACGCATATTCTGATGAAGGTCGAGACGCACAACCACCCCACCGCCATCTGTCCCCATCCCGGGGCGGCGACCGGCGCCGGCGGCGAGATACGGGACGAAGCGGCCACCGGGCGCGGCGCCCGGCCCGCGGCCGGCCTGGTCGGTTTCAGCGTCTCGCAGTTGCGCATCCCGGGCTTCGCGCAGCCGTGGGAGGCGGCGGCGGAGCCGACGGCGCCGCCGAACCTGGCCTCTGCGCTGCGCATCATGCTGGAGGCGCCGGTGGGCGCGGCGTCCTACAACAACGAGTTCGGCAGGCCCGCCTTGTGCGGTTATTTCCGTTCCTTCGAGCAGCGCATGGCGGACGGCCGCGTCTTCGGTTACCGCAAGCCGGTCATGCTGGCCGGCGGCCACGGCTGCATCCGCGCCGACTCGGTGCGCAAACCGCGGGCGGCGCCCGGAGACCTGCTGGTCGTGCTGGGCGGCCCGGCAATGCGCATCGGTCTCGGCGGCGGCTCGGCCTCGTCGCAGGCTGCCGGCACGGGCGACGCGGACAGCGATTACGCATCGGTGCAGCGCGCCAACGCCGAGATGCAGCGGCGCTGCCAGGAGGTCATAGACCGCTGTTGCGAGTTGGGAGAGCGCAACCCCATCCGCACCATCCACGACGTGGGCGCCGGCGGCTTGGCCAACGCCGTGCCGGAATTGCTGGCGGGCCGCGGCGCCGTCGTTTCTTTGGCTCAAGTGCCGAGCGCGGACCCCGGCCTGCTGCCTCTGGAGCATTGGTGCAACGAGGCCCAGGAGCGGTACCTGCTGGCTATGGCGCCCGCTTCTCTGCCCTGCTTCGAGGAGCGGTGCCGGCGCGAGCGCGCTCCCTTTGCGGTGATCGGCACGGTGCGCGAACAGGACTGTCTGCGCCTGGAAGACGCGCGCGGCAACGGCGCCCCGCCCCTGGAGCTTTCCATGCAGTGGCTGCACGAGGCATTGCCCCCCGCCCGCTGCCGGGCGCGGCGCCGCCCGCGGCCCCGGCAGCCGCTGGATCTGGCCGCCGTGCGCCTGGAAGAGGCCGCCGAACGGGTGCTGCGCCTGCCCGTCGTCGGCGACAAGAGTTTCTTGATCACGATCGGCGACCGCACGGTGGGCGGCCTGACGGCACGCGACCCCATGGTAGGCCCCTGGCAGGTGCCGGTGGCCGATTGCGCCGTAACCGCCGCCTCCTACGACGGGTGGCACGGCGCGGCCATGGCGCTGGGCGAGCGGGCGCCCGTCGCCCTGCTGGATCCGGCCGCCGCCGCGCGGCTGGCGGTGGCAGAGGCGGTGACCAACATTTGCGCGGCGCGCATCCTGTCGCTGGCGGACATCGCCCTCTCCGCGAACTGGCTGGCGGCCCGCGGCGCCCCCGGCATGGACGCCGACCTCTACGACGCCGTGCGCGCGCTCAGCCTGTTCTGCCGCCAGCTCGGCATCGCCGTCCCGGTGGGGAAAGACTCGCTGTCCATGCACGCCGCCTGGCGCGACGCGGGCGGGCGGGAACGCGCGGTGCTTTCGCCCTCGTCCGCGGTGGTCTCGGCCTTCGCCCCGGTGGCGGATATCCGGCGTACGCTGACCCCCGAGTTGCGCGCGGATGCCGGCGAGACGGTCCTGCTGCTCCTGGAGCTCGGCCCGCAACGCCGGCTGGGGGGCTCCGCCCTGGCCCAGGCCTATGGCTGTCTCGGCGCGGCCGCACCGGACGTGGCCGACGCGGCGGCGCTGCGCCGCTTCGCGCGGTTGGTGCAACTGCTCAACGAAACGGGCGACCTGCTGGCCTACCATGACCGCTCCGATGGCGGCCTGTTCGCCGCCCTCTGCGAGATGGCTTTCGCCTCCCGCCGCGGCATAGATCTGGAATTGGATCCGCGGCGCGGCGACCCCCTGGCGCAGCTGTTCTGCGAGGAGATCGGCGCCGTAGTGCAAGTGCCCGCCGCCCGTGCCGGGCAGCTGCTTGCCCTGTTCGCGCGGGAGGCGCGCGATTCCGGTCTGGCCGCCCGGGTGCTGGGCGCCCCTGCCGACGGCCTGCGCCTGCGCATCCGCCATGGCGAGAAACGCATCTACGACCGGGACATCCTCGCCTTGCAGCGCTGCTGGGCCGAGTCCGGGTACCGGCTGCGGCTGCTGCGCGACTGCCCGGAGTGCGCCCGGCAGGAATATGCGCGCCTGCAAGACCGGGCAGACCCGGGGTTGTTCGCGCGCACCGGCGCCGCGTCCGTTCCTGCCGCCCCCGCCCCCGCCTTCGCCATCGCCGGCAAGGCCCGCCCCCGCCTGGCCGTCCTGCGCGAGCAGGGCGTCAACGGCCATATCGAATTGGCGGCCGCCTTCGACCGTGCCGGCTTCGACTGTCTCGACGTGCATATGAGCGACCTGCTGGCGGGCCGGCAATCCCTGCGCGGGTTTCACGGCATGGCGGCCGGCGGCGGCTTCTCCTACGGCGACGTGCTGGGCGCCGGCGGCGGCTGGGCCGGCACGATCCTCCACAACGACGCATTGCGCCGCGAGTTCGCCGATTTTTTCGCCCGCGAAGACACGTTTACCCTCGGCGTCTGCAACGGTTGCCAGATGCTGTCCCGGTTGGCGGAGCTGATCCCGGGCGCGCAAGGTTGGCCGCTCTTTTTCCGCAACGCCTCCGATCGGTTCGAGTCCCGGCTGGTCATGGTGGAAGTATTGCCGTCGCGTTCGGTGCTGCTGGCGGGCATGGCCGGCTGGCAGTTGCCGGTCCCCGTGGCTCACGGCGAAGGCCGCGCCGCCCATGCCGCCCTGCCGTCCGGGCGGGTCTGCCTGCGTTACATAGACCACCGCGGCCGGCCCGCCGAGGCGTACCCTCTCAACCCCAACGGCTCGCCGGGCGGGGGCGCCGGCTTCGCCAGCGACGACGGGCGCGTCACCGCAATGATGCCGCACCCCGAGCGGGCCTTTCTGCGCTGGCAGTTTTCCTGGTTCCCCCGGGATCGGAAGGCGCCGGAGAGTCCCTGGTTGCAGCTGTTCCGCAACGCCCGTCGCTGGCTGGAGAGCGCCGGCCGGTAA
- a CDS encoding sulfoxide reductase heme-binding subunit YedZ: MKKGAWTRPALFAACLIPLAFLVGRGASGNFGANPIEEITHFTGDWALYLLLLTLAVTPLRRLFGWSRLVRHRRMIGLFAFFYGVLHFLTYFVLDQFFDWAEIGKDIFKRPYITVGFSAFVLLVPLAVTSTDRMIRRLGGKRWKALHRLVYVSATLAVLHFLWLVKADVREPAICGGVLATLLCLRLPWFVSLLRLLRIPFLAGSRPRTP, encoded by the coding sequence ATGAAAAAAGGCGCCTGGACCCGGCCGGCCCTGTTTGCCGCCTGCTTGATTCCCCTGGCGTTCCTGGTGGGCCGCGGAGCGAGCGGCAACTTCGGCGCCAACCCCATCGAAGAGATCACGCACTTCACCGGCGACTGGGCGCTGTACCTGCTTTTGCTCACCCTGGCGGTCACGCCGTTGCGCCGGCTTTTCGGCTGGAGCCGCCTGGTGCGCCACCGCCGCATGATCGGGTTATTCGCCTTTTTCTACGGCGTGCTGCACTTCCTCACCTATTTCGTGCTGGACCAGTTCTTCGATTGGGCGGAGATCGGCAAGGATATATTCAAGCGCCCCTACATCACCGTCGGCTTCTCCGCCTTCGTCTTGCTGGTGCCGCTGGCCGTCACCTCCACCGACCGCATGATCCGGCGCCTGGGAGGCAAGCGCTGGAAGGCGCTGCACCGCCTGGTCTATGTCTCCGCCACCCTGGCGGTCCTGCACTTTCTCTGGCTGGTCAAGGCAGACGTGCGCGAGCCGGCGATCTGCGGCGGCGTCCTGGCGACGCTGCTCTGCCTGCGCCTGCCGTGGTTCGTATCGTTGTTGCGCCTGTTGCGTATCCCGTTCCTGGCCGGCAGCCGGCCGCGGACGCCGTAG
- a CDS encoding DUF2335 domain-containing protein, translated as MKKRQDSKSPPETAPEKAGREDSTVVATPEQLEKIAGKSSPVVLAVESSSGPLPPPKVYREYDEIHPGAAERILAMAENEQGSRNSRNSLGLVFGFATAVLCICASAYVALHGTSIGHTVVASLLAGNTAVILVGRFLRHRNGL; from the coding sequence ATGAAGAAGCGGCAAGATTCAAAAAGCCCGCCTGAGACCGCGCCTGAAAAAGCCGGGCGCGAAGACTCCACAGTCGTTGCCACGCCTGAGCAGCTCGAGAAAATCGCCGGCAAATCTTCGCCTGTCGTTTTGGCAGTCGAATCTTCTTCCGGCCCTCTTCCTCCGCCGAAAGTGTACCGGGAATACGATGAAATCCATCCGGGGGCTGCGGAACGTATCCTGGCAATGGCGGAGAACGAGCAAGGCTCCCGAAATAGTAGAAATTCTCTAGGACTGGTGTTCGGTTTTGCGACCGCAGTTCTCTGCATCTGCGCTTCCGCGTATGTCGCTCTGCATGGAACGTCTATAGGACATACGGTTGTCGCCTCCTTATTGGCGGGGAACACGGCCGTTATCCTTGTCGGGCGCTTTCTTCGGCACAGAAACGGCTTGTAG
- the msrP gene encoding protein-methionine-sulfoxide reductase catalytic subunit MsrP, giving the protein MKRGSASDIKSSEITERRVFEQRRRFLRGSLLAGAALAAGPASLLAARLEPAKQIIEQRDSPYSTEEDLTPYKKVAGYNNFYEFGIDKRDPARHSGGMTTRPWSLEVAGECAKPGTYDLEDFIAPHKLEERIYRLRCVEAWSMVIPWVGIPMGKALQRFEPNSHAKYVAFTTLYRPEEMPGQKRQVLDWPYREGLRLDEAMHPLTLFAVGLYGQILPNQNGAPIRVVVPWKYGFKSIKSIVRVEFTRDQPRTSWNDSSPREYGFYSNVNPEVDHPRWSQSKERRIGDFFKRPTQMLNGYAEQVGNLYAGMDMAKFY; this is encoded by the coding sequence ATCAAACGAGGCTCCGCCTCCGACATCAAGAGCTCGGAAATCACCGAGCGCCGCGTCTTCGAGCAGCGCCGCCGCTTTCTGCGCGGCTCCCTGCTGGCAGGCGCCGCCCTGGCCGCCGGCCCGGCGTCCCTCCTCGCCGCAAGGCTGGAACCGGCAAAGCAGATCATCGAGCAACGGGACAGCCCGTACTCCACCGAAGAAGACCTGACTCCCTACAAGAAGGTCGCCGGCTACAACAATTTCTACGAATTCGGCATTGACAAGCGCGATCCCGCCCGCCACTCCGGGGGCATGACGACGCGCCCCTGGAGCCTGGAGGTTGCCGGGGAGTGCGCCAAACCGGGCACCTACGATCTGGAGGACTTCATCGCCCCCCACAAGCTGGAGGAACGCATCTACCGCCTGCGCTGCGTAGAGGCCTGGTCCATGGTGATCCCGTGGGTGGGCATCCCCATGGGCAAGGCGCTGCAACGTTTCGAGCCCAACTCCCATGCCAAGTACGTCGCCTTCACCACGCTGTACCGGCCGGAGGAAATGCCCGGACAGAAGCGGCAGGTCCTCGATTGGCCCTACCGCGAAGGGCTGCGCCTGGACGAGGCGATGCATCCCTTGACGCTGTTCGCGGTGGGACTGTACGGACAAATTCTGCCGAACCAGAACGGCGCCCCCATCCGCGTCGTGGTGCCCTGGAAATACGGCTTCAAGAGCATTAAATCCATCGTCAGGGTGGAGTTCACCCGCGATCAGCCGCGCACCAGTTGGAACGATTCCAGCCCCCGGGAGTACGGCTTTTACTCCAACGTCAACCCCGAGGTGGACCATCCGCGCTGGAGTCAGAGCAAGGAGCGCCGCATCGGCGACTTTTTCAAACGCCCGACGCAGATGCTCAACGGCTACGCGGAGCAGGTGGGGAACCTGTACGCCGGCATGGATATGGCGAAGTTCTACTGA
- the glpK gene encoding glycerol kinase GlpK: protein MSDPYLLALDQGTTSTRAILFDRGGRAAYTAQREFAQHYPGNGLVEHDAGEILQTALAVCGETLEYAARSSLQVAALGITNQRETTVVWERQSGRPVHRAIVWQDRRTAAVCEDIRARGLEADIARRTGLLADPYFSATKIAWILDHVPGARLRAERGELLFGTTDCYLVWHLSGGRVHATDASNASRTLLFDIRAQEWDPLLLERFRVPRAMLPEVRDSAADYGEAVLLRPPGGGRLPIRGVAGDQQAAAIGQACFRPGMIKGTYGTGCFLLMNTGAEAVASGSRLLSTVAYRLGGETCYALEGAIFNAGTAVQWLRDQLGLLRSAGESEALARRARDHSGVYLVPAFTGLGAPHWDAHARGGIFGLTRDSSAADLVRAALEAACYQTLDLVSAMAEFGRPESLRVDGGMAANDWLLQFLADILELPVERPRQIETTALGAAYLAGLQSGVYADLEEIAASQREARRRFTPAMDGELRRRLVGGWAEAVRRVRSDGGGPRAPAD, encoded by the coding sequence GTGAGCGACCCCTATCTTCTGGCCCTGGACCAGGGCACCACCAGCACCCGCGCCATCCTGTTCGACCGGGGCGGGCGGGCGGCGTACACGGCGCAGCGGGAATTCGCCCAGCACTATCCCGGCAACGGACTCGTGGAACACGACGCCGGGGAGATCTTGCAGACCGCCCTGGCGGTATGCGGCGAGACGCTGGAGTACGCGGCGCGTTCGTCGTTGCAGGTGGCGGCCCTGGGCATCACCAACCAGCGCGAGACGACGGTAGTGTGGGAGCGGCAAAGCGGCAGGCCGGTGCACCGGGCCATTGTCTGGCAGGACCGGCGCACCGCCGCCGTCTGCGAGGACATCCGGGCGCGCGGCCTGGAGGCGGACATCGCCCGCCGCACCGGCTTGCTCGCGGATCCGTATTTCTCCGCCACCAAGATCGCCTGGATCCTCGACCACGTGCCGGGCGCGCGGCTGCGCGCCGAGCGCGGCGAACTGCTGTTCGGCACCACGGATTGCTACCTGGTCTGGCATTTGAGCGGCGGCCGCGTCCACGCTACCGATGCCAGCAACGCCTCGCGTACGCTGTTGTTCGACATCCGCGCGCAGGAGTGGGACCCCTTGCTGCTGGAGCGTTTCCGGGTGCCGCGCGCCATGTTGCCAGAAGTGCGGGACAGCGCCGCCGATTACGGCGAGGCCGTTTTGCTGCGTCCCCCCGGCGGCGGCCGGCTGCCCATCCGCGGCGTGGCCGGAGATCAGCAGGCCGCGGCCATTGGCCAGGCCTGCTTCCGGCCCGGCATGATCAAAGGCACTTACGGCACCGGCTGCTTCTTGCTGATGAACACCGGCGCGGAGGCGGTGGCCTCCGGGAGCCGCCTGCTGAGCACCGTGGCGTACCGCCTCGGCGGCGAGACTTGTTACGCCCTGGAGGGCGCCATATTCAATGCCGGCACGGCGGTGCAGTGGTTGCGGGACCAGCTGGGGCTGCTGCGCTCCGCCGGCGAGAGCGAGGCGTTGGCGCGCCGCGCCCGCGACCATAGCGGCGTGTACCTGGTGCCGGCCTTCACCGGCCTGGGCGCGCCGCACTGGGACGCGCACGCGCGGGGCGGCATCTTCGGCCTTACCCGGGACAGTTCCGCCGCCGACCTGGTGCGCGCGGCGCTGGAGGCGGCCTGCTACCAGACCCTGGACCTGGTGTCGGCCATGGCCGAATTCGGCAGACCGGAGTCCCTGCGGGTGGACGGCGGCATGGCGGCCAACGACTGGCTGCTGCAATTTCTCGCCGACATCCTGGAGTTGCCGGTGGAGCGGCCGCGGCAGATCGAGACCACGGCCCTGGGGGCGGCATACCTGGCCGGACTGCAGAGCGGCGTGTACGCGGATCTTGAGGAGATTGCCGCCAGTCAGCGCGAGGCGCGGCGGCGCTTTACCCCCGCCATGGACGGGGAACTGCGCCGCCGCCTGGTCGGCGGCTGGGCCGAGGCGGTGCGGCGGGTGCGCAGCGACGGCGGCGGCCCGCGCGCCCCTGCCGACTAG
- a CDS encoding nitrite/sulfite reductase, whose product MYSYDDYDQTLVNQRVAQFREQTRRYLKGEIGDEEFRPLRLMNGLYLQRHAPMLRVAIPYGLLSARQLRMLAHIARKYDKGYGHFSTRQNIQFNWPRLERVPDILEDLASVQMHAIQTSGNCVRNITADPLAGIARDEFRDPRPYCEILRQWSTLHPEFSYLPRKFKIAVSGARRDRAAVQVHDIGLYLAPRQQGREQGFRVLVGGGQGRTPYIGVCIREHLEERYLLSYLESILRVYNRFGRRDNRQKARIKILVNALGAEHFSELVEQDWEYARQSPGCLLDSAEVERVGAFFRPPAYEESAADGAHLGQLRQDREFARWAARNLAAHKMPGYAIVHISLKAPQAPPGDATDRQMDAIADLAERYSCGEIRVAHDQNLVLGHVRQADLYPLWQALAEHELTTPNIGLLTDMICCPGLDFCSLANAGSIPVARQINEAFSDPDALAELGEIRVNISGCMNACGHHHVGHIGILGVDKKGAEYYQLTLGGSSGNDVALGARLGRAIPKERVAEAIGKLMEVYAENRRDGERFLDTYRRIGVASFREKVYEGH is encoded by the coding sequence ATGTATTCATACGACGATTACGACCAGACCCTGGTAAACCAGCGCGTAGCCCAGTTCCGGGAACAAACCCGGCGTTATCTGAAGGGCGAGATCGGCGACGAAGAGTTCCGCCCCCTGCGCCTGATGAACGGCCTGTACCTGCAACGGCACGCGCCCATGTTGCGGGTAGCCATTCCCTATGGCCTGCTGTCCGCGCGGCAATTGCGGATGCTGGCCCACATCGCCCGCAAATACGACAAGGGCTACGGTCACTTCAGTACGCGCCAGAATATCCAGTTCAACTGGCCGCGCCTGGAGCGGGTTCCGGACATCCTCGAAGACTTGGCCAGCGTGCAGATGCACGCCATCCAGACCAGCGGCAACTGCGTCCGCAACATCACCGCCGACCCGCTGGCAGGCATCGCCCGCGACGAATTCCGCGACCCCAGGCCATACTGCGAGATCCTGCGTCAGTGGTCCACGTTGCACCCCGAGTTCTCCTACCTGCCGCGCAAATTCAAGATTGCGGTCAGCGGCGCCCGGCGGGACCGGGCCGCGGTTCAGGTACACGACATCGGCCTGTACCTGGCGCCGCGCCAACAGGGGCGGGAGCAGGGCTTCCGGGTGCTGGTCGGCGGCGGGCAGGGGCGCACGCCCTATATCGGGGTTTGCATCCGGGAACACCTGGAGGAGCGTTATCTGCTCTCCTACCTCGAGTCGATCCTGCGCGTCTATAACCGTTTCGGGCGCCGCGACAACCGCCAAAAGGCCAGGATCAAGATCCTCGTCAACGCGCTGGGGGCCGAACATTTTTCCGAACTGGTCGAACAGGACTGGGAATACGCCCGGCAGTCGCCCGGTTGCCTGCTGGACTCCGCCGAGGTGGAACGGGTCGGCGCCTTTTTCCGCCCCCCCGCCTACGAAGAATCCGCGGCCGACGGCGCCCACCTGGGGCAACTGCGGCAGGACCGGGAGTTCGCGCGCTGGGCGGCGCGCAACCTGGCCGCCCACAAGATGCCCGGCTACGCCATTGTCCATATCTCCCTGAAGGCCCCGCAGGCGCCGCCCGGCGACGCCACCGACCGGCAGATGGACGCCATCGCCGACTTGGCCGAACGTTACAGCTGCGGCGAGATCCGGGTCGCCCATGACCAGAATCTGGTCCTGGGTCACGTGCGCCAGGCCGATCTGTACCCGCTCTGGCAGGCATTGGCGGAGCACGAGCTGACCACTCCCAATATTGGCCTGCTCACCGACATGATCTGCTGCCCGGGGCTGGATTTTTGTTCCTTGGCCAATGCCGGCTCGATCCCCGTCGCCCGCCAGATCAACGAGGCATTTTCCGACCCGGACGCCCTGGCGGAACTGGGCGAGATTCGGGTCAACATCTCCGGTTGCATGAACGCCTGCGGCCACCACCATGTGGGCCATATCGGCATCCTGGGCGTGGACAAAAAAGGCGCGGAATACTATCAATTGACCCTGGGCGGTTCGTCCGGCAACGACGTAGCCCTCGGCGCCCGCCTCGGCCGCGCCATCCCCAAAGAGCGCGTTGCGGAGGCGATCGGCAAACTGATGGAGGTCTATGCGGAAAACCGCCGCGACGGCGAACGCTTCCTGGATACCTACCGCCGGATCGGAGTCGCGTCCTTCCGGGAAAAGGTTTATGAAGGTCATTAA
- a CDS encoding Smr/MutS family protein, with translation MPDADKELSFREHMAREDAAAAGSKRETPPEMRRPRRREAEGQRRPSLRQPVVEEGWGGVRYSFRRAGMQEREFQRLRRGGYEVGDAFLDLHGATVAGAQDKVRGFLRDCLVRGRRRARIVHGKGARSPDGIPALREPLREQLKRDADVLAVWTASPREGGSGALNVYLRGR, from the coding sequence GTGCCGGACGCCGACAAGGAACTCAGCTTTCGCGAGCACATGGCCCGGGAGGACGCGGCCGCCGCCGGGAGCAAGCGCGAGACGCCGCCGGAAATGCGCCGTCCTCGCCGGCGGGAGGCGGAAGGACAGCGGCGCCCGTCGTTGCGGCAGCCGGTCGTAGAGGAAGGCTGGGGCGGCGTCCGCTACAGTTTCCGCCGCGCCGGGATGCAGGAGCGCGAATTTCAGCGCCTGCGCCGGGGCGGCTACGAAGTCGGCGATGCCTTTTTGGATCTGCATGGCGCGACGGTGGCGGGCGCGCAAGACAAGGTGCGCGGCTTTCTGCGCGACTGCCTGGTGCGCGGCAGGCGCAGGGCGCGCATCGTTCACGGCAAGGGCGCCCGCTCTCCGGACGGCATCCCCGCACTGCGCGAGCCGTTGCGCGAGCAACTGAAACGGGACGCGGACGTGCTGGCGGTCTGGACCGCCAGCCCCAGGGAAGGCGGCAGCGGCGCCCTGAACGTCTATCTCAGGGGCCGCTAA
- a CDS encoding DUF934 domain-containing protein produces MKVIKDLRIVEDGWILLREVPESGALPPGDIIVPFPFWSERRGALPVRPAGRLGVLLGCEDPLEELVPFLAGIPLLALLFEKFTDGRCYSIARLLRDRHGYRGELRAVGDVLRDQLFFMQRCGINSFQLREDLDLEDALQAFQEVTVKYQASSDGAPPLYRYR; encoded by the coding sequence ATGAAGGTCATTAAAGACCTGCGCATTGTCGAGGACGGCTGGATCCTGCTGCGCGAGGTTCCGGAGAGCGGCGCCCTGCCGCCGGGCGACATCATCGTGCCCTTTCCCTTCTGGAGCGAGCGGCGCGGCGCGCTGCCCGTCCGGCCCGCGGGCCGGCTCGGAGTCCTGCTCGGCTGCGAGGATCCCCTCGAGGAGCTGGTCCCCTTCCTGGCCGGCATCCCCCTGCTCGCCCTGCTGTTCGAGAAGTTTACCGATGGCCGCTGCTACTCCATCGCCCGCCTGTTGCGCGACCGTCACGGCTACCGGGGCGAGTTGCGCGCCGTGGGCGACGTGCTGCGCGACCAGCTGTTTTTCATGCAGCGTTGCGGGATAAACTCGTTCCAACTGCGCGAGGACCTCGACTTGGAGGATGCGCTGCAGGCATTCCAGGAAGTCACGGTCAAGTACCAGGCATCTTCGGACGGTGCGCCGCCGCTTTACCGTTACCGTTGA